Below is a window of candidate division WOR-3 bacterium DNA.
CGAATCCATTCTTTTCTTTTTTTAGGGGTTTGATTGATAGAATATCTCTAAGAACTTTTTCGTATCTTCTTGCTCTTTCTTTTAATCTACTTGTGGGAGTTCTTTCAATATGTCTTCTTCAAAGAGTGAAATTAATAAATTTTCCAACCTATCCTTTTCTTTTTATCACTGGATTTTTTTTTGTTTTTTCTCTTTTAGGTTTTTCTAGTTGGTATGGGAGAGTTAAATCTAACTGGCTTGTAATAACAGAAACCACAATAGCTTATAGTGGACCTGGTGAACAATTTAAAGAGCTTATGAGAGTGGAAGAGACGGAGGAGGGGAATCTTATTAGGGAAGAAAATGGGTGGTGGTTAGTGCAATTTCAGGAAGGAGAAGGTGGGTGGATTGACTCAACCAAAGCTATGAGAGTGCTAAACAGATGAAGAAGAGAATAATAGGGCTTTCCCTTTTTGCAGTTGTTTTTGGTTATTTAGAAGCAGATGTTGTCACATATCTTAGATATCTTTATTATGAAGATCCTAAAATCCTTTTTCCTCTAAAAATGATGGATCCTGAAATTTTCGTCTTTGAAATCCTCCGAGAATTATCAACCCTTCTCATTATTACTTTAGTAAGTTATCTTTCTTCAAGGGAAAAAGAGGAAATTTTTTATCTCTGGATTTTTACTTTTGGAGTCTGGGATATATTTTATTATATTTTTCTATTTTTGATGATTAGGTGGCCAAGTTCTATTTTCTCTTTCGACCTTTTATTTTTGATCCCTTCTTTGTGGATTGCACCTATTATCTGTCCCATTCTTGTGTCTTTGGTTTTTATCTTGGGAGGTTTATATAATTTATTTAAGAAGAAAAGGAAGATGAAAATTAACCTTCTTCTCGGAATTTTTGGAGGAGTCTTAATTTTAATTTCCTTTCTTTATAAATCTTTAATTTTGAAAGATAATATTGAGAAAGTGGCTTTCCCTTCTTCTATTAACCAATTCCCCTGGCAATTTTTCTTACCCGGTTTTTTTCTCCTTTCTCTTGCTCTTTTTATAAGAAAGAGATAAAAACATTATTTAATAAGTAACATTTTTTTAGACTCTTCAAAA
It encodes the following:
- a CDS encoding tetratricopeptide repeat protein, which codes for MLYISLFLFFLGEVQKTAEEYYRNGEYEEALQEYKKYLEKGIVNPELYLNIGNCYYRMGEFGESLLYYRRGWFLSPGNKNIKHNIYLIAKREETPNPFFSFFRGLIDRISLRTFSYLLALSFNLLVGVLSICLLQRVKLINFPTYPFLFITGFFFVFSLLGFSSWYGRVKSNWLVITETTIAYSGPGEQFKELMRVEETEEGNLIREENGWWLVQFQEGEGGWIDSTKAMRVLNR